A genomic segment from Salmo trutta chromosome 38, fSalTru1.1, whole genome shotgun sequence encodes:
- the LOC115178747 gene encoding TOG array regulator of axonemal microtubules protein 1-like, giving the protein MAQNHMDILMPKLHDICLAIINEVKNLRSAVSCAAMATLGDMYVHLQRAMDSEVEGTVRVLLHKASEANTFIRQGANCALGHMVQSCTPTRVMNALLVGGLR; this is encoded by the exons ATGGCTCAGAACCACATGGACATACTGATGCCTAAACTCCATGATATCTGCCTTGCCATTATAAATGAG GTGAAGAACCTGCGCTCTGCAGTGTCCTGTGCTGCCATGGCCACACTGGGTGACATGTACGTCCACCTCCAGAGGGCCATGGACAGTGAGGTGGAGGGGACGGTACGCGTGCTGCTGCACAAAGCCAGCGAGGCCAACACCTTCATCCGGCAGGGCGCCAACTGTGCCCTGGGTCACATGGTGCAGAGCTGCACCCCTACCCGTGTCATGAATGCCCTGCTGGTCGGTGGGCtgaggtaa